One segment of Comamonas thiooxydans DNA contains the following:
- the carA gene encoding glutamine-hydrolyzing carbamoyl-phosphate synthase small subunit, with protein sequence MLLSLKGNFPSAILALADGTVFIGNSIGAQGTTVGEVVFNTSLTGYQEILTDPSYCQQIVTLTYPHIGNYGVNPEDVEADKIHAAGLIIKNLPLLASNFRSTQTLSEYLTEGKTVAIANIDTRKLTRLLRDHGAQNGAIVGLAAGEEVTQARIDEAIAAAKAAPSMKGLDLAKVVTTDKSYPWTETEWKLGEGYGKLEAPRFKVVAYDFGVKKNILRMLAERGCDVTVVPAQTPAKDVLALNPDGVFLSNGPGDPEPCDYAIAAVQEIMAARKPLFGICLGHQIMALASGAKTFKMQNSHHGANHPVKDLDTGHVSITSQNHGFAVEIESLPANARATHISLFDGTLQGLERTDVPAFCFQGHPEASPGPNDIGYLFDRFTALMEKHNNA encoded by the coding sequence GTGCTTTTGTCTCTCAAGGGAAATTTCCCATCCGCCATTCTGGCGCTCGCAGACGGCACGGTCTTTATTGGCAACTCGATTGGTGCGCAAGGCACCACTGTTGGCGAAGTCGTTTTCAACACTTCGCTGACCGGCTACCAGGAAATCCTCACAGACCCCAGCTATTGCCAGCAGATCGTGACGCTCACGTATCCGCACATCGGCAACTACGGTGTCAATCCTGAAGACGTCGAAGCTGACAAGATCCATGCCGCAGGTCTCATCATCAAGAACCTGCCTTTGCTGGCCAGCAACTTCCGAAGCACCCAGACGCTGTCCGAGTACCTGACCGAAGGTAAGACCGTCGCCATCGCCAACATCGACACCCGCAAGCTCACGCGACTGCTGCGTGATCACGGCGCGCAGAACGGCGCAATCGTGGGTCTGGCCGCTGGTGAGGAAGTCACCCAGGCCAGGATCGACGAGGCCATCGCCGCAGCCAAGGCCGCACCCAGCATGAAGGGTCTGGATCTGGCCAAGGTCGTGACCACCGACAAGTCCTATCCCTGGACCGAGACCGAGTGGAAGCTGGGCGAAGGCTACGGCAAGCTCGAAGCGCCCAGGTTCAAGGTCGTGGCCTATGACTTCGGCGTGAAGAAGAACATTCTGCGCATGCTGGCCGAGCGCGGCTGCGACGTGACCGTGGTGCCCGCCCAGACGCCTGCCAAGGATGTGCTGGCCCTGAATCCGGATGGCGTGTTCCTGTCCAACGGCCCTGGCGACCCAGAGCCTTGCGACTACGCCATTGCCGCTGTGCAAGAGATCATGGCCGCCAGGAAGCCTCTGTTCGGCATCTGCCTGGGTCACCAGATCATGGCTCTGGCCTCCGGTGCCAAGACCTTCAAGATGCAGAACAGCCATCACGGTGCCAACCACCCCGTCAAGGACCTGGACACCGGTCACGTCAGCATCACCAGCCAGAACCACGGTTTTGCGGTGGAGATCGAGTCGCTGCCCGCCAATGCCCGCGCCACGCACATCAGCCTGTTCGACGGCACGCTGCAAGGTCTGGAGCGCACCGATGTGCCTGCCTTCTGCTTCCAGGGTCACCCCGAAGCATCGCCCGGCCCCAACGATATCGGCTATCTGTTTGACCGCTTCACAGCGCTGATGGAGAAACACAACAATGCCTAA
- a CDS encoding RNA methyltransferase, whose amino-acid sequence MAARPQVTDIHSRDNAFVKELRRLSQDSTAYRKQGQVWLEGDHLCRAALVRGLKPKVAVFAQSFWPQAPEEWVLAASKVVVLADALFDEISSLESPARMGYVMDWDAGVQVQPGVATVVLDRVQDAGNVGSILRSAAAFGFTQIVALKGTAALWSQKVLRAGMGAHFGLHLVEAASVDEVQGLQVPLVVTSSHQGTLIHEADLPWPCAWAMGHEGQGVGEALMEMARHRISIAQPGGEESLNVAAAAAICLHASSVSMLRRRG is encoded by the coding sequence ATGGCTGCACGCCCCCAGGTCACGGATATTCATTCGCGTGACAACGCTTTCGTCAAAGAACTGCGCCGCCTGTCCCAGGACAGCACGGCCTACCGCAAGCAGGGCCAGGTCTGGCTGGAAGGCGATCATCTTTGCCGTGCGGCCCTGGTGCGCGGTCTCAAGCCCAAGGTGGCGGTGTTTGCGCAGTCGTTCTGGCCTCAGGCGCCCGAAGAGTGGGTGCTGGCGGCCAGCAAGGTCGTGGTGCTGGCCGATGCCTTGTTCGACGAGATCAGCAGTCTGGAATCTCCTGCCCGCATGGGCTATGTGATGGACTGGGATGCGGGTGTGCAGGTGCAGCCGGGCGTTGCCACCGTGGTGCTGGACCGCGTCCAGGATGCCGGCAATGTAGGCAGTATCTTGCGCAGTGCTGCGGCCTTTGGTTTTACCCAGATCGTGGCGCTCAAGGGCACGGCCGCACTGTGGAGTCAGAAGGTGCTGCGCGCCGGAATGGGGGCTCACTTCGGCCTGCATCTGGTCGAGGCGGCCTCGGTCGATGAGGTGCAAGGCCTGCAAGTCCCCCTGGTAGTGACCAGCTCCCATCAGGGGACATTGATCCATGAGGCCGATCTGCCATGGCCCTGTGCCTGGGCCATGGGCCATGAAGGGCAGGGCGTGGGCGAGGCGCTGATGGAGATGGCGCGGCACCGCATCAGCATTGCGCAGCCCGGAGGTGAGGAGTCACTCAATGTGGCCGCTGCAGCCGCGATCTGCCTGCATGCGAGCAGCGTAAGCATGCTACGCCGTAGAGGGTAA
- the rnhB gene encoding ribonuclease HII produces the protein MRSKKSLPPPLLEQGCLPWHPPGLVAGVDEAGRGPLAGPVVAAAVILDDLKPIAGLNDSKKLTANRREVLYDEIRAKALCFCIAQASVQEIDEINILKATLLAMRRAVMGLRLKPVLVLVDGNQLPQIDVQAEAIVKGDSLVQAISAASILAKVTRDRWCERLDAQYPQYGFAGHKGYGTAAHLQALRAHGATAEHRRSFAPVAQVLQAGQVCAGGTAQPVLCETGLSGVTSSLLMSQASLYV, from the coding sequence ATGCGATCCAAAAAATCATTGCCACCCCCGCTGCTTGAGCAAGGCTGCCTGCCCTGGCATCCGCCCGGGCTGGTCGCAGGGGTGGATGAGGCAGGGCGCGGCCCGCTGGCTGGTCCGGTGGTGGCTGCCGCCGTCATCCTGGACGATCTGAAGCCCATTGCCGGGCTTAACGACTCCAAGAAGCTCACGGCCAACCGCCGCGAGGTGCTCTATGACGAAATCCGTGCCAAAGCGCTGTGCTTTTGCATAGCGCAGGCCTCGGTGCAGGAGATTGACGAGATCAACATCCTCAAGGCAACGCTGCTGGCCATGCGTCGCGCGGTGATGGGCTTGCGTCTCAAGCCCGTGCTGGTGCTGGTGGATGGCAACCAGCTGCCGCAGATCGATGTGCAGGCCGAGGCCATCGTCAAGGGGGACTCGCTGGTGCAGGCCATTTCTGCTGCGTCCATTTTGGCCAAGGTCACGCGCGACCGCTGGTGCGAACGCCTGGATGCCCAGTACCCGCAGTATGGCTTTGCTGGCCACAAGGGCTATGGCACGGCCGCGCACCTGCAGGCCTTGCGTGCCCATGGTGCGACGGCAGAGCACAGGCGCTCCTTTGCCCCCGTGGCTCAGGTGCTGCAGGCCGGCCAGGTGTGTGCAGGCGGCACGGCGCAGCCTGTGCTGTGCGAGACCGGGCTGTCGGGTGTGACATCCAGCCTGCTGATGTCGCAGGCATCGCTCTACGTCTGA